The proteins below are encoded in one region of Parvicella tangerina:
- a CDS encoding ArsA family ATPase has product MRIILFTGKGGVGKTTTAAATAIQCAKQGKKTLVISTDPAHSLSDAMDMDLTPEPTEIHENLWCMEFDVYYSMKKYWGNMKEMMRAIFKFQGVDNVIADELSVLPGMEEGAAFLWIEKFYRDNMFDVIVIDSAPTGETLTLLSLPQVTKSWLTKAFPGQKFAIKTLGKVVRTTTGIPLDKGYDEMQTLFDKLEFIQQVFLDPEVTSIRIVANPERMVVQEAKRAYSYLQLYGYNVDAVVVNRVIPPVNDEWLKTYIYKQKSYLEEIEESFEPIPIYKVPHQGDEVFGLKLLERIGETIYADQDPTQVFHKEQPIEVTNLDDGYEIKLRIPFIKDEEFELRKFGDELIIDINNRRKSMFLPKFSNYMTLVGHHYEEPYLTVTLKKV; this is encoded by the coding sequence ATGCGAATTATACTATTCACCGGTAAAGGAGGAGTTGGTAAAACGACAACTGCTGCCGCTACCGCAATTCAATGTGCAAAACAAGGAAAGAAAACGCTTGTCATCTCCACTGATCCTGCTCATAGTTTGTCTGATGCTATGGACATGGATCTCACTCCAGAACCTACAGAAATCCATGAGAACCTTTGGTGCATGGAGTTTGATGTTTACTACTCCATGAAGAAATATTGGGGCAACATGAAAGAGATGATGCGTGCCATATTCAAATTTCAAGGGGTAGACAATGTTATTGCTGATGAATTGTCTGTACTACCTGGAATGGAGGAAGGGGCAGCTTTTTTGTGGATCGAAAAGTTCTATCGAGACAACATGTTTGATGTCATAGTGATTGATAGCGCTCCAACTGGTGAAACGCTGACGCTTTTAAGTTTACCTCAAGTCACCAAATCGTGGTTAACGAAAGCTTTCCCTGGTCAGAAATTTGCCATTAAGACTTTAGGAAAAGTAGTCAGAACTACCACAGGCATTCCTCTGGATAAAGGGTATGATGAGATGCAGACGCTTTTTGATAAATTAGAATTTATTCAACAGGTATTTTTAGATCCAGAAGTAACTTCCATCAGAATTGTTGCCAACCCAGAACGCATGGTGGTTCAGGAAGCAAAAAGAGCCTATTCTTACCTTCAGCTCTACGGCTATAATGTGGATGCTGTTGTGGTTAATCGTGTCATTCCTCCTGTTAACGATGAATGGCTCAAAACCTATATTTATAAACAAAAGAGTTATCTAGAAGAGATCGAAGAGAGTTTTGAGCCGATTCCAATCTACAAAGTCCCCCATCAAGGAGATGAAGTTTTTGGATTAAAACTCCTGGAACGAATTGGAGAAACGATCTATGCTGACCAAGATCCTACACAAGTTTTTCATAAGGAACAGCCCATAGAGGTTACGAATCTGGATGACGGTTATGAAATAAAGCTTCGAATTCCATTCATTAAAGATGAAGAGTTTGAACTCAGAAAATTTGGTGATGAGCTAATCATTGACATTAATAATCGGAGAAAATCAATGTTTTTACCCAAGTTCTCGAATTATATGACACTTGTTGGCCATCATTATGAAGAACCCTATTTGACAGTTACCTTGAAAAAGGTCTAA
- a CDS encoding WG repeat-containing protein — translation MNSFLKYGALVLMLLVSLDGFTQPEPRQLEGKWGFVNDKGEWVVKAKYDEVKPFSEDLAAVRKKDKWGFIFESGKWAIKPRFSKVTSFSEGKAGVVWLKKSNGLWGFIDRQGLPIIAPAFSGVKKFKNNECEVKLPGMLPHQVIVINEKGKQLSPPHLKREKRNGYYHIISQKSNKQYIYCYVDKDGKLISPWSLDDYELGKKRQMIRVTAADDDSFNPDDILLSESEFYLFAYLNEQGEVASKWYREIRDYHLGYAVVRRDHRYCFIDAEYNEVTPLDFREVRRLNDDYCVAQISEESFVLLNYKGERIGKEFHGYDIFDEDHLIGYSMEEIGDDRQYKEALFDYDGNQKSGWYLKIYPKSSAYYRVLDDEYVETENGWEKKIFYNYIVDSTGEVLSHWRPTHEIKIEVDDFKLKDSIYHFLHQPKSPYYIEKTFFQSIFIYDLELDGDVLRFNGGDFYDGMALVSNLYSEDTIVKEVNGITFKIPDMRYGFMDWNGDLRLACKLEYTSSMTNGKAVYRKGDKYGVINYKGKVSLPPKYDLIGNFGNGLAPCYKDTAWCYIDFKGKEILPAKYDDVRPFKHGYAAVKVDKKWGLIDVRGREVLKMKYRKPPEALGRNKVKVLVDGVGYEIISL, via the coding sequence ATGAATAGCTTTCTCAAATATGGCGCTTTAGTCTTGATGCTATTGGTCTCACTAGATGGTTTTACTCAACCTGAGCCAAGGCAGTTGGAAGGTAAGTGGGGCTTTGTAAACGACAAGGGAGAGTGGGTTGTTAAGGCAAAGTATGATGAGGTGAAACCGTTTAGCGAAGATCTGGCTGCGGTTAGAAAAAAGGATAAGTGGGGGTTCATATTTGAGTCGGGTAAATGGGCTATTAAACCAAGATTTTCAAAAGTTACCTCCTTTTCTGAAGGTAAAGCAGGGGTGGTCTGGCTAAAGAAGTCTAATGGGCTTTGGGGATTTATAGATCGTCAGGGCCTGCCAATAATTGCTCCAGCTTTTAGTGGGGTGAAGAAGTTTAAAAACAACGAGTGTGAAGTAAAGCTGCCCGGTATGTTGCCCCATCAGGTAATTGTAATCAACGAAAAGGGAAAGCAGTTATCCCCACCTCATTTGAAACGTGAAAAACGAAATGGATACTATCATATTATCTCTCAAAAATCAAACAAACAATACATTTATTGTTATGTCGATAAGGACGGCAAACTGATTTCTCCATGGTCATTGGATGACTATGAGTTGGGAAAGAAAAGACAAATGATTCGTGTGACGGCTGCAGATGATGATAGTTTCAACCCAGATGACATCTTGTTGAGTGAGTCGGAGTTTTATTTGTTTGCATATCTGAATGAGCAGGGAGAGGTGGCTTCCAAATGGTATCGAGAGATCAGGGATTATCACCTGGGCTATGCCGTTGTTAGAAGAGATCATCGTTATTGCTTTATTGACGCTGAGTACAATGAAGTAACACCGCTCGACTTTCGTGAGGTGAGAAGACTCAATGATGATTATTGCGTAGCGCAGATATCGGAGGAGAGCTTTGTTCTGTTAAATTACAAGGGTGAGCGAATAGGTAAAGAGTTTCATGGTTACGATATCTTCGATGAAGATCATTTGATCGGTTATTCGATGGAGGAAATTGGTGATGACCGCCAGTATAAAGAAGCTTTGTTCGATTATGATGGGAATCAAAAAAGTGGTTGGTATTTGAAGATCTACCCAAAAAGCAGTGCTTATTACAGAGTCTTGGATGATGAATACGTAGAAACGGAAAACGGCTGGGAAAAGAAGATTTTCTATAACTACATTGTAGATAGTACAGGGGAAGTGTTGTCACATTGGAGACCTACTCATGAGATCAAGATCGAGGTGGATGACTTTAAACTTAAAGACAGTATCTATCACTTTCTTCATCAACCGAAGAGTCCTTATTATATTGAAAAGACGTTTTTTCAATCCATATTCATATATGATTTGGAGCTAGATGGTGATGTATTACGGTTTAATGGTGGAGATTTTTACGATGGAATGGCTCTTGTTTCTAACTTGTATTCAGAAGATACTATTGTGAAGGAGGTTAATGGAATTACTTTTAAGATTCCAGATATGCGTTATGGATTTATGGACTGGAACGGAGACTTGAGGCTAGCATGCAAACTTGAGTACACTTCTAGCATGACGAATGGAAAGGCTGTTTATCGAAAGGGAGATAAATATGGCGTGATCAATTATAAGGGAAAGGTCTCTCTGCCTCCAAAGTATGATCTTATCGGGAACTTTGGAAATGGTTTGGCTCCATGCTATAAAGACACTGCCTGGTGTTATATTGACTTTAAGGGGAAAGAGATCTTGCCAGCAAAGTATGATGATGTAAGGCCCTTCAAACATGGCTATGCTGCGGTAAAAGTTGATAAGAAATGGGGGTTGATCGATGTCCGGGGTAGGGAAGTGTTAAAGATGAAATATAGAAAACCTCCAGAAGCGCTGGGGCGTAATAAAGTAAAGGTGCTAGTTGACGGTGTCGGGTATGAAATTATCTCGCTTTAG
- the pheS gene encoding phenylalanine--tRNA ligase subunit alpha, with protein sequence MLEKVESLLKEVEGFTTSDLKAVEEFRIKMLGKKGAVTALMGEFRNVPNEQKKMFGQKLNLLKSAAQEKVNLLKEELSHTSTSAGEKLDLTRPAEFTPLGARHPLSVVRKEILDIFSRIGFSISEGPEIEDDFHNFTALNFPPEHPARDMQDTFFIDEEIALRTHTSSVQVRVMENSTPPIRTVSPGRVFRNEAISARAHCIFHQVEGLYIDKGVSFADLKQTLLYFAQEMFGEKTEIRLRPSYFPFTEPSAEVDVSCQICNGKGCNVCKHTGFLEIMGCGMVDPNVLENCGIDSNVYSGFAFGMGIERITMLKYQINDLRHFFENDLRFLNQFKSAY encoded by the coding sequence ATGCTAGAGAAAGTTGAAAGTCTGCTAAAAGAAGTTGAAGGTTTCACCACAAGTGACCTAAAGGCTGTTGAGGAGTTCAGAATCAAAATGCTTGGAAAAAAAGGTGCTGTAACTGCTCTCATGGGCGAGTTTCGAAATGTACCCAATGAGCAGAAGAAGATGTTTGGTCAAAAGCTCAACCTTTTAAAATCGGCTGCGCAGGAAAAGGTGAACTTATTGAAAGAAGAACTTTCTCACACTTCCACTTCAGCTGGAGAAAAATTAGACCTTACTCGACCTGCAGAATTCACCCCCCTTGGTGCGAGACATCCGCTGTCTGTAGTAAGAAAAGAAATTCTTGACATTTTTAGCAGAATAGGATTTTCTATTTCTGAAGGTCCTGAGATTGAAGATGACTTTCATAACTTTACCGCCTTGAACTTTCCTCCTGAGCATCCTGCCAGGGATATGCAGGACACCTTTTTTATTGATGAAGAAATCGCATTGAGGACGCATACTTCATCTGTTCAGGTGAGGGTAATGGAAAACTCTACTCCTCCGATTAGAACCGTTTCCCCGGGAAGAGTTTTTAGGAATGAAGCCATTTCGGCAAGAGCGCATTGTATCTTCCATCAGGTGGAGGGACTGTACATTGATAAAGGAGTTTCTTTTGCTGATCTCAAACAGACTTTATTATACTTTGCTCAGGAAATGTTTGGAGAGAAGACCGAAATTCGCTTAAGACCATCTTATTTTCCCTTTACTGAACCAAGTGCTGAAGTGGATGTTTCCTGCCAAATCTGTAACGGAAAAGGATGTAATGTTTGCAAGCACACAGGCTTTCTGGAGATTATGGGATGTGGAATGGTAGATCCGAATGTCTTAGAAAATTGTGGAATAGACTCCAATGTATATTCTGGTTTTGCATTTGGAATGGGTATCGAACGAATTACCATGTTAAAGTACCAAATCAATGACCTAAGACATTTCTTTGAGAATGATCTTCGTTTCTTGAATCAATTTAAATCCGCGTATTAA
- a CDS encoding peptidylprolyl isomerase, with protein sequence MKITFFTFLISSSLVFMNASCQAANEESKEGNEQTASENTSDNEEPDNLVADTENSENENNIPPSGMTGVKIKMKTNMGDITMLLYDETPLHRDNFVKLVKEGFYEGLLFHRVIKDFMIQGGDPESKDAAPGTQLGGGGPGYTIPNEIQPGLYHKKGALSAARQGDQVNPEKRSSGSQFYIVTGKVTSAQQLKSMAQTANQKMEDQLLGAFLQNPENQEYIDKYTELQKMYQTGDAAKQKEAEEAFVKLIEEIKPIALAGYEPFEYTEEQIATYTSVGGTPFLDNNYTVFGEVIEGMDIVDQIGVVETAPGDRPKKDVVILSMEIIE encoded by the coding sequence ATGAAAATTACATTTTTTACATTTTTAATCAGCTCATCGTTAGTTTTTATGAATGCTTCATGCCAAGCGGCAAATGAAGAGTCTAAAGAAGGAAACGAGCAGACTGCTTCCGAGAATACATCTGATAATGAAGAACCAGATAACTTGGTAGCGGATACTGAAAATTCTGAAAATGAAAACAATATTCCTCCTTCAGGCATGACTGGTGTTAAGATAAAAATGAAAACCAACATGGGAGACATTACCATGCTGTTGTATGATGAAACTCCTTTACACCGAGACAATTTCGTAAAACTAGTCAAAGAGGGCTTTTATGAAGGCTTGTTATTCCACAGGGTAATTAAAGACTTCATGATTCAAGGTGGAGATCCAGAGTCAAAGGATGCAGCTCCAGGCACTCAACTAGGTGGAGGTGGTCCTGGGTATACAATTCCTAACGAGATCCAACCTGGACTATATCACAAAAAAGGAGCTCTATCTGCTGCCAGACAAGGCGATCAGGTGAATCCAGAAAAAAGATCAAGTGGATCTCAGTTTTATATTGTAACTGGTAAAGTTACTTCAGCGCAACAACTCAAGTCTATGGCGCAAACGGCTAACCAAAAAATGGAAGATCAATTGTTGGGGGCGTTTTTACAAAACCCTGAAAACCAGGAATACATTGACAAATATACCGAACTTCAAAAAATGTATCAAACTGGTGACGCTGCTAAACAAAAAGAAGCTGAAGAAGCTTTTGTGAAATTGATTGAAGAGATCAAACCAATAGCGCTTGCTGGTTATGAACCGTTTGAGTATACTGAAGAGCAGATAGCAACTTACACCTCTGTTGGAGGAACTCCATTCTTAGACAACAATTACACCGTTTTTGGTGAAGTAATTGAAGGAATGGATATTGTAGACCAAATTGGTGTTGTGGAGACCGCACCAGGAGATCGACCTAAAAAAGATGTTGTTATTTTATCCATGGAAATTATTGAATAA